Below is a genomic region from Isachenkonia alkalipeptolytica.
AAGCTCAAGAGCCGGAGCTTGCGAAAGAATTGGATAAAATTGCGAAAGAAAACAGTGTAACGGTTCTCGGTACAGGAATTAATCCCGGCTTTGTATTGGACTACTTAGTATTAGCCTTGACGGGGACCTGTGAGACGGTAGATCATATCAGTGCCTCTAGAGTTAACGATTTATCACCCTTTGGTCATGCGGTTATGGAAGAACAAGGGGTTGGGCTTAGCAAAGAGGATTTTGAAGAGGGAGTCAAAAACGGTAAAGTCGCCGGTCATGTAGGCTTTCCGGAATCCATTCATATGGTTGCCGATGGGATTGGCTGGAATGTGGAAAAAATAGATGAAACCCGGGAGCCCATCATGAGTAACACCGATCGAAAAACCAAATATACCGAAGTAAAGGCCGGAAACGTGGCCGGTTGCAAACAATGTGGTTACGGTTACATTGACGGTAACCTTAAAATTGACATGGAACATCCCCAACAAATTTTACCGGAAACCGAAGGAATTGATACAGGAGATTATATCAACATAAAAGGAACTCCGAACATTAACATGTCCATCAAACCGGAAATTCCTGGCGGAATCGGAACCATTGCCATGTGCATCAATATGATCCCCCATGTGTTAAATGCAGGAGCAGGACTGAAAACAATGATAGACCTTCCGGTTCCAAGAGCGATAATGGGTGATATGAGAGATATGCTGGATTAATTAGGAGGTGTTGAGGTTGGAAACCATAAAAAAAGGTAACTGGGTTCGGATTTATGATGTAGTACTGAAGTCCTCAGAACGATCCCCGAATCTGCCGGAGGATACAAAAAATGTTCCTTTGGAAATGTGGAATAAAGGTTTTCTACTGGAGGACGGTATCGTCGGAGAACAGGTAAAGATTCAAACCTTAACGGATCGAATTGTGGAAGGGAAACTTCTTGAAGAAAATCCTACCTATACCCATAGTTTTGGGAAGTTTGTACCGGAGATTCTCCCCATCGGCCGACAATTAAAAGAAATTCTTCGAGGGGGTGCAGAGGATGCATAAAGATACAAGCTACGAAGCGGTAATGAATCGCCGAGGAGAAATTATGAAAAAGTCCGTAGGCATTGACTACACTAATTTTGAGCTATGGGGCGTGGCTTTTGATTATGAACAGATGATGCGAAAGACCGGATATTCCTTGGAAGAGGTGCAAAAAATTCAGCACTCCACAGGAGTGGGGAACACCCCTTTACTGGAATTAAAAAACTTAACGGCTTTGGCTCGAAAGTTTGCACCGAAAGGGAAAGGGGCACGAATTTTTATTAAAGATGAAGCCGCCAATCCTTCAGGAAGTTATAAAGCCCGTCGAGCCTCCACCTCGGTGTACCATGCAAAGAAAAAGGGTTATAAAGGAGTTATTGCTGCCACTAGTGGAAATTATGGGGCAGCTGTAGCTTCACAAGCCGCAATCCACGGTTTGGAAACAATTGTAATTCAGGAATGCTATGATTCAAGAGGCATAGGTCAACCGGAAATTGTGGAAAAAGCTCGGAAATGCGAAGCCTATGGGGCAGAAGTGGTACAACTTACCGTGGGTCCGGAACTCTTTTATACATTTTTGACTACCTTGGAAGAAACCGGATATTTCAACGCTTCTCTGTATACTCCGTTTGGTATTGCTGGTGTTGAAACCCTCGGGTATGAAATTGCTATGGATTTTCGAGAACGGGAAGGGAAAGATCCTGATGCTGTTATCTGTACAAATGCCGGGGGTGGAAACCTAACCGGTACGGCTCGTGGATTAATGAAAGCCGGAGCGGAAGATACCCGGATTATTGGCGCCAGCGTAGACCTATCCGGCCTGCATATGGCCAGTGATAAAGAATTTAATCGTAAATCCTTTACTACGGGTCATACAGGATTTGGTATGCCCTATGCCACTTGGCCGGATCGTACAGATGTACCCAGGTCTGCTGCAAGGCCTCTTAGATACATGGATGAATACTACCTTGTTAGTCAGGGAGAAGTATTTTATATGACGGAAGCCCTTGCCCAGATTGAAGGACTGGAAAGAGGCCCTGCGGGCAATACTTCCTTGGCGGTTGCTTTTAGTCTTGCTCAGGAAATGGATCAAGATCAAACCATCGTAGTTCAGGAAACCGAATATACCGGTGCCGGAAAACACCTTCAACCCCAATTATCTTTCGCCCGTGAGAACGGCATTGAAATTTTCCGAGGGAACCCTCAAGAAGAGATCCCCGGCAAAAACATCATTCTGCCTTCTCACCCGGAGTTAATAAAAGTTCGACCGGTGGATTTGAAAAAAATGAAAGCTTCCTATGTAAAAAATACAGTAAAAAAGAATGATGTGAAGAAATTATCAACAGATGAAAAAGCTTTTATACAGGAAGAAGTAAGACTCGAAGCATCCAAGCTCGAAGAAATCCTAAAGGGACTTGGAGTAGAGGCGTAATGAAAAATTTTTGGAGGTGCTATAATTGAAAAGAGAAGATAACTTTCAAGACCGAAGAGAGCATTTGAAAAATCTCAGTGATGAAGAGTTGAAAACTAAATTTTGGGAACTGGCGGAACAAATTGTGGATCCGATGATCGACTTGGCGAAAAAGAATACCACACCTTCTATTGAACGTTCAGTACTTCTTCGTATGGGCTTTTCCAGTATTGAAGCGAAAGCAATCGTAGAAGGCGTCATCGATCGAGGATTAATAGGTAAAGGTGCTGGCCATGTGGTTTACAAGCTAGCGAAAGAAAAAAACATGACGATTCGGAATGCGGGTTTAAAGCTTATGGACGGCGAACTGTGGGATGATGCAGTAAAAATGTTTCAAGGAGGGAAGCAATAATGGAATTAAAGCCGAATGAAAAACTAAATGTGGAAAATATTCTAAAAAATCTTGAAAACTATCGGCCTAAACGAAAGGGTTGGGAATGGAGAAAACGAATCGAAAACCAGCAGGTAGGACCTTTTGTTTTCAATGACTGCTCTGCTCCGATGAAACAAAGCGTGCCTCTTCCTTCTGCAAAGTATTTTGGAAACATTGATCCTCAACCGGATAATGTTATTACTACGGAAGTTGCTTCCGGGCGATTTGAAGATGATATTCGAAGAATGCGTATGGCGGCGTGGCATGGAGCGGATCATATTATGGTCATTCGAACCGCAGGGCAAAGTCATTTTGATGGTTTGATTGAAGGAACTCCTCAGGGAATCGGCGGCATTCCTATTACTCGAAAGCAGGTGCGTGCTCAACGGAAAGCTCTAGATATTATTGAAGAAGAAGTAGGAAGACCATTGAATTATCACTCTTATATCAGTGGTGTTGCAGGACCGGAAATTGCAGTAATGTTTACAGAGGAAGGGGTTAATGGTGCTCATCAGGACCCTCAGTACAATGTGCTATATAGAAATGTCAACATGATACGTTCCTTTGTGGATGCAGCGGAAGCAAAGAAATCCATGATTCATGGAGGTATTGTACAAATTGACGGTGCTCACAATGCCAATGCTACCGCAAGGGAGGCTTGGAAGGTAATGCCCGAGCTGATGGTGCAACATGCCATTAATTCCATTTTTTCAGTAAAAGTGGGAATGAAAAAGGAAGATATTGCACTGTCTACTGTACCGCCTACTGCGCCACCGGCGCCTTCCATGAAGTTGGATTTACCCTATGCTTTAGCCCTTAGGGAATTTTTCTCGGAATATAAGATGCGTGCTCAGATGAACACGAAATACATTGAGTCCTCTACCCGAGAAGCAACCGTAACCCATGTATTGAATTTATTGATTTCCAAGTTAACCAGAGCAGAAATTCAATCAACCATCACTCCGGATGAAGGCCGAAATGTACCATGGCATAAATACAATATTGAAGCGGTGGATACTGCAAAACAAGCCCTTGTGGGTATGGACGGGTTAATGGAGATGATTGATTTAAAAGAAGATGGTTATCTTGTTGAAAAATCAAGGGAATTAAAGGAACGGGCCGTACTCTTTATGGAAGAAGTTTTAGAGGAGGGCGGTTACTTCGAAGCCGTGCATAAAGGTTTCTTTGTGGACTCCGGAGAATACCCTGAGCGAAACGGTGACGGAATTGCCCGGGATGTTGAAAAAGGTGTAGGCGCAGGGACGATTTACGAACGGGATGAAGATTATTTTGCCCCGGTAACAGCACATTTTGGAAACAACAATGTAGAACAATACGACCCTTCCGCTAAAGAAAAACCGGCAGAGCTTATTGATGGTTGTACTTTTGAAAAACCAGAAAAAATTATTTATATTGATGAGTTAGATCCAAACGATAATGTGCACAATCGAATGGAAGACAATAAATCCTACCGGGAAACCACAAATGTGAGACCGGAAGTAGAGTGGTCAGGTGACGGTACGGTCATGGTAAACCTCTTCTTACCAACGGAAAAACGGGTAGCGGAGTTTGCTGCAATAGAAATTGGAAAGAAAATGGGACTGCGAGACGTGGAAGTGATTCACCGGGAAGTAATGCAACCGGCGGAAGGAACCCGGGTGGAGCTGAAAGGAAAAGTAGACTTTGATATTGATACTAGCACATTGGAAATCCCCCCTGAGCCGGAAGTGATGTCTTATGATGAACTGCGAGAGATCATTGATAATAAACCGATGAAAGTCGTAGCAGGAACCGTTGGGGAAGATGAGCACTCGGTAGGCCTTAGAGAAATTATTGACATTAAACATGGCGGTATTGAGAAATATGGTATTGAGGTGAACTATCTTGGTACTTCGGTGCCTATTGAGAAACTAGTGGATGCTGCGGTGGAGATGAATGCCGATGCAATTTTGGCTTCGACGATTATCAGCCATGATGAGACTCATTACAAAAACATGAAAAAAATACATGATCTGGCTGTAGAAAAAGGAATACGAGACCAACTTACGATTGTTGCTGGAGGAACTCAAGTTACACCGGAGATTGCAGTAAAACAAGGGGTGGATGCAGGATTTGGTCGAGGTACCACCGGTACCCAAGTAGCCACTTTCCTAGTAAAGCATCGTGAAGAACGATTGGAAAGAGAAAATGAAAATTAATGTTTTAGTTGCTGAAATCGGAAGCACTACAACGGTGGTTAATGCGTTTCAAGACGTAGACAGTCCCTGTCCTGCCTTTTTAGGGCAGGGGCAACACCCCACCACCGTTAACGAAGGCGACGTTACCATTGGTTTAGAGGGAGCCATCGACTCCTTGAAAAATAAGCTTAAGGTCGAAAGTATCGAATACGATGAAATGTTGGCCACCTCCAGCGCTGCAGGAGGACTTAAAATGACCGTTCATGGATTGGTTTATGATATGACTGTACGTGCAGCTAAAGAAGCAGCCTTAGGTGCCGGTGCAAATATTCATATAATTACTGCTGGTAAACTGATGCGGGGAGACTTAAAAAAGATTAAAGACATTAAACCCAACATCATTTTAATTGCCGGTGGTGTGGACTATGGGGAGCGAGCCACTGCTATTGAAAACGCAGAAAAAATTGCGAATCTAGAACTAAATGTTCCGATTATCTATGCTGGTAATGTGGAAAACACAGACGAGATCCAAGAAATCTTTAATGAAAAAAATCAATTCAATATTTTTTGCGTGGAAAATGTTTATCCAAAAATTGATGAACTTAATGTAGAACCTACAAGGGCAGTTATTCAAGATGTGTTTGAAGAGCATATCATTCATGCACCGGGGATGCAACGGGTAAAAGAAATGATCAACGGCCCCATAATTCCTACCCCCGGAGCAGTAATGCAGGCTTCAAAGCTCTTAAAAGAAGTATTGGGAGACCTGGTTACCTTTGATGTGGGGGGTGCAACCACTGATCTTCATTCTGTGACGGAAGGAAGTGAAGAAATTAATCGGATTTTAATCAGTCCGGAGCCTGTAGCTAAACGAACAGTAGAGGGTGACCTTGGCGTATTTGTAAACATGGAAAACATCGTTCGACTTATTGGATCCGAAACCCTAAAAAAAGAAATTTCTTATGATCTTGCATCAATTATGGAGCAACACAAAGCGATTCCGGAGTCAGAAAATGAAAAAGATTTTGTAGAGAGATTAGCCTTAGAAGCGGTAAAGGTTTCTCTTAATCGTCACGCCGGTAAGCTTCGGAATTTATATGGTGCCAGCGGAAAAACCACCGTAGCGGAAGGAAAAGACCTGTCGAATATTCAATACGTTATTGGAACCGGAGGAGCCCTTACGCGACTCCCAAATCGTATCGGTATCATTAAAAAAGCTTTGGAGGAGCAAGAGGCCAATCTTTTAGGACCCACGAAAGAAGTACAGATTCTAATTGATAACTACTATATTATGGCATCCCTTGGGGTGTTATCGAAAAGTCATCCGAAGGCTGCTTTAAAACTGCTACAAGAGAGTTTAGGACTTAAGGAGGTTTCCAATGAATCCAAGAATTGAAATCAACTACCGAAAATTGGTGCATAACACCGAGGTTTTACAGGAGAAAGCAAAAGAACATGGAATTGAGCTAGCCGCAGTTACCAAGTGCTTTTGTGGAATTCCTGAAATCGCTCAGGGTTATGTGGACGGTGGGGTGAAATACCTGGCGGATTCCCGTATTTCAAATATAAAGAAACTCCAAGAACTGCCGAATCCCAAAATCCTACTTCGACTGCCCATGCTTACGGAAGTTCATGAAACCGTCGCCTTTGCCGATATAAGTTTAAACTCTGAGATTGAAACCATACGGGCCTTAAATCGTGAAGCAAAAATCCTAGGGGTCAATCACAGGGTTATCCTAATGGCGGACTTAGGAGATCTTAGAGAAGGCGTTTTTGAAGAAGAGGAATTAATTCTCGTAGCAAAAGAAGTAGAGGCACTTTCCAATATCATACTTCATGGCATCGGAGTGAATTTAACCTGCTATGGCGGAGTAATCCCTAGTGTAAAGAATTTATCGAAATTAGAATATTTGGGAAATGCTATTGAGAAAGAAATCGGGAGAAGCTTGGAAATATACAGTGGAGGAAATTCCAGCAGTATTTATCTTCTGGATGAAAAAAGCATACCGGAGCGGATCAATCATCTTCGCTTAGGAGAAGCAATCGTTCTTGGAACGGAAAGTGCCTATGGGAAAAATATCGAGAACACCCATCAGGATATTTTTCAATTAGTAGGGGAAGTTATTGAGCTTAAAGAAAAACCTTCGATGCCCATAGGAGAAATTGGTATGGATGCTTTTGGCAACACCCCATCTTTTGAGGATGAAGGAATTCGTAAAAGAGCGATTCTGGCCGTTGGCCGCCAAGACTTTGGAAGTTATGACATTTTTCCTGTGAAAGAGGGTATGAAAATACTCGGAGCCAGTAGCGATCATTTAATTTTGGATGTAACCGATGCTAAAGGGGACGTTGCAGTCGGTGATGAAATCCGATTCAATCTCCGGTACGGAGCATTGCTATCCTTAATGACCAGTGAATACATCACGAAGAAAATAATATATTAAATAACAATTTGCATTCTAAATGCTCCTTTTTTAGCAGACAGCAGAATAATAAAGCTGTTTGCTACAAAGAGGAGCGTTTTTCTTATTGGATTTAGATCTTTAATTGGATAAACTTTGATTAATTTAAGGCTTTAACTTATAATGAAAGTTGAGGAATAGTGTAATTTCAGTTTGGTATTATAATTGTACAGCATGAAACGTGAAAGGATGAGAGCAATGAAAGTAATCGATTTGAGAAGTGATACGGTAACCACTCCAACGGAAGACATGTACAAAGGAATGCAAGGTGCTCCCATAGGAGACGATGTTTACGGAGATGACCCAACGGTTAATAAATTAGAAGCTCTAGCTGCTAAAACCTTAGATAAAGAGGATGCCATATTTGTACCAACGGGTACCATGGGGAACTTAATAGCCATCATGGCTCATACTCAACCCGGAGAGGAAATTATTTTAGAAAGAAACAGTCACATTTTCCTCTATGAGGCCGCGGGTGCTTCCAGACTGGCAGGGGTGCAATCGATGACCATTGAAGGAAATGATGGAATCATGGACCCTAAAGAAGTAGAAGACAGTATTCGGGACGAAAACATTCACTTCCCCACCACAGGACTGATCTGTGTGGAAAACACCCATAACATGGCTGGAGGCATGGTGCAACCCATGGAAAATCTTCAACAATTAAAATCCGTTGCAAGTCGCCATCATCTTCCGATGCATTTAGATGGAGCTAGAGTGTTTAATGCAGCAGTGGCCTTAAACTGCGAGGCAAAAGAAATCGCTGCATATTTTGATTCGATTATGTTCTGTCTATCCAAGGGACTGGGTTCTCCCATGGGAAGTATGCTGGTGGGAGGACATGATTTTATATATCATGCTCGAAAACTACGGAAAATGCTTGGAGGAGGAATGCGCCAAGTCGGAGTCATGGCTTCTTGCGGAATTCTGTCAATCCAGGAAATGCCTGAGCAACTAAAGGTTGATCATGAAAATGCTCAAATACTTTCAAAGGGACTCAATAAGCTCTCCGGTTTTTCCGTGAATCTCGAAAAAGTCCATACCAATATTATCAATGCATCCATTAAGGATAAGAATATTTCTTCGGATTGCTTCGTAGAAAAAATGAAGAAAAAAGGAATCCTGGCCAATCCAAGAGGGAAGGACTTGATCCGCCTGGTAACCCATAAAGATGTAACCCAAGAGGATATACATTATGCTTTGACGGTTATGGAATCTTTAGAATAATTTTCTTAAAGCTTACGGAGGCGATGATATGTTGAAGCACAGAAAAAAGAAAGAGCGAAATCATACAATAGCCCTAAGTGAAAGAAGGGGAGAAGGTTTAACGGATTTACACATTCACACCAATGCATCCGATGGAACCTGGGATACTGCAACACTAATTAAAAAACTAAGGGAAAATAATATCATACATTTTTCAATTACGGACCACGATACATTTATAAACAGTAAAAAAATGTTGAACGAGGATTTAATCGGTCTGAACTTTGTTATAGGTGTAGAAGTTTCATCAATGATCAATCAAGAAGAATATCATATTCTGGCATATGACTTTGATTATGATCATAAAGAATTCAATGACCTTCTGATATTTAATCAAAAAGCAAGAAAGGAATATGATCGAAAAATTATTGAACATCTAAAAAACAAGAGTATAATAAAAGATGTTACAGACTATAACGCTTACAGTTATAATCCATCAAGGGGCGGCTGGGACTCCCTGAATTATTTAATAGACAAGGGCGTAATAAATCATAAAGCAGAATTTTTTTCTCTTATAGAAAATTTGGATTTAAAACCTGAGTTTAAAGACCCCGGGGAAGTAATCGAAGTAATAAAAAAGGCAGGGGGAACCCCCATATTAGCGCACCCTACAAATTATCTTCCCATAGAAAGTGTTGAAAATGGAGTGTTGGATCGCTGGTTTGATTGGGGTATTCATGGGATCGAGTGTTATTCCCCTTATCTTAGCCAACAATCCGATGCGGATATATTTATAGATTATTGTAAAGAACATGATTTACTAATTACTTCAGGATCAGATTGCCATGGAGAATTTTTAAATAGGCCCTTAGGATATCCTAATATCAAATTGGACAATCTGATAGTTCCTTTTTTAGATCAAAAGCTGATTCTCTACTAATATGTTATCTGATTATCTTCATTCTCCTTTCAGAGCAACTTGAGTTCATTCTGTTCGTGGAATTATTATGAAGATAAAAAAGAAAAAAACGAATTAAAGGAATGATATTATGGATTTATTTGATATGGCCCAAGAAAAAAACCTGAAATCCCTGGCTCCCTTAGCGGATCGGATTCGCCCTCGGGACCTAGAAGAAGTTGTGGGACAGGATCATTTGTTGAAACCGGGAAAATTTCTTTATCGGTGTATTACAGCGAAGAGGATTCCCTCAATGATCTTTTATGGTCCTTCGGGCACAGGAAAAACCACCTTGGCGAAAGTAATTGCCAATGAAGTCGAAATGAATTTTTATCAACTGAATGCAGTCACCTCCGGTGTAAAGGATATTCGAGAAGTGGTGGATGCGGCTAAGAAAGCCATGACCTATGAAAACAAACCAAATTTGCTATTCATTGATGAGATTCACCGTTTTTCAAAGAATCAGCAGGACGCCTTACTTCCCTACGTTGAAGAAGGGGTTTTAACTTTAATTGGTGCCACTACGGAAAACCCTTACTTTGAAGTGAATAAAGCCCTTTTATCTAGAAGTTCGGTATTAAAATTGGAGTCCTTGACCCATGATGACATTAAACTACTATTGGAAAGAACCTTAAAGGATAAAAGAAATGGCCTTGGAAGGTACAAGATAAAGCTTACAAATGAGGGGATGGAGCACTTAATCGGGTCCTCTATGGGGGATGGGCGAAGAGCATTAAATGCATTGGAGATCGCTGTACTTAGTACGAAGCCCGGTAGCGATGGGACTATTGAAATAACATTGCCCATTGTGGAAGAATCTACCCAGCAAAATGTGATTCAATACGATAAAGGTGGGGATCAACACTATGACGTGATCTCTGCTTTTATTAAAAGTATTCGGGGAAGTGATCCCGATGCGGCACTCCACTATTTGGCTAAGATGCTCACCGCCGGAGAGGCTATTGAATTTATTGGTAGACGACTGATTATTTCAGCTTCTGAAGATATCGGAAATGCGGATCCCAAAGCTCTGGGAATGGCAGTGGATACTTATAAAGCTGTGACAATCACAGGTATGCCAGAAGCGAAGCTGATTCTTTCCCAATGCGTTACCTACCTTGCAACCGCACCAAAGAGTAATGCCTCTTACACGGCTGTAAACCAAGCCTTTGAAGATGTAAAGAAGATTCATTCAGAAGTACCCAAACATCTCCGGGACAGTCATTATGAATCTGCTGTTTCCCTTGGTCACGGTGTAGAGTATAAGTACCCCCATAGTTATGAAAATAATTATGTAGCTCAAGAATATTTACCGAAGGAACTAAGAAAAAAATCTTATTATCATCCTACCCGCAATGGGTACGAAGCTAAAATTCACGAATATTTATCCCATATTCGTAAATCTTCCCGGGGAGAGGAATAAGTTATGAAATTAATCGATATGCACGTTCACACCAATGCTTCTGACGGCGCATTATCCCCGGAAGAAGCGATTCAAAGAGCCATTGAGAATGGACTATCTGGAATGGCCATTACCGATCATGATACGGTTATGGGAGCCCTTTCTGTAAATCAGCTCAATATCCCTGATCATTTTACCGTTATTAAGGGAATTGAATTCAGTACGATGCTAAACAACAAAGAAATTCATATACTGGGATATAACCTTGACCTGGAAGATGAAAGTTTGCAGAATCTATTAAAGAGGATCCAAAACTTTCGCGGTGATCGGGTGCATAAAATTCTACAGAAATTGGAAAGATTCAATATTTCTTTAGATTTTCAGGAGGTTCAAGGTATAGAGCCACCTGACTCTATTGGACGTCCCCATGTTGCCAAAGCCTTGATCCGCAGAGGATTTGTCCGTGACGTTTCCGAGGCTTTTGATCGCTATTTAGCTAAGGGTCGACTCGCCTATGTAGAGCGATACAAGCTGGAAACAAAAGAGGCGATTGATTTGATAAAAAAACTTGGGGGCTTTTCCGTACTGGCCCATCCGGGTCTTCTTAACGAAAAGGATATATTATCTGTGTTGGAAAAA
It encodes:
- a CDS encoding PHP domain-containing protein yields the protein MKLIDMHVHTNASDGALSPEEAIQRAIENGLSGMAITDHDTVMGALSVNQLNIPDHFTVIKGIEFSTMLNNKEIHILGYNLDLEDESLQNLLKRIQNFRGDRVHKILQKLERFNISLDFQEVQGIEPPDSIGRPHVAKALIRRGFVRDVSEAFDRYLAKGRLAYVERYKLETKEAIDLIKKLGGFSVLAHPGLLNEKDILSVLEKGIEGIEVYHPKHSQYAVKDLFDLATARNLIITGGSDFHDFSMTKGNDIGSHTIPIDSIAYD
- a CDS encoding replication-associated recombination protein A, encoding MDLFDMAQEKNLKSLAPLADRIRPRDLEEVVGQDHLLKPGKFLYRCITAKRIPSMIFYGPSGTGKTTLAKVIANEVEMNFYQLNAVTSGVKDIREVVDAAKKAMTYENKPNLLFIDEIHRFSKNQQDALLPYVEEGVLTLIGATTENPYFEVNKALLSRSSVLKLESLTHDDIKLLLERTLKDKRNGLGRYKIKLTNEGMEHLIGSSMGDGRRALNALEIAVLSTKPGSDGTIEITLPIVEESTQQNVIQYDKGGDQHYDVISAFIKSIRGSDPDAALHYLAKMLTAGEAIEFIGRRLIISASEDIGNADPKALGMAVDTYKAVTITGMPEAKLILSQCVTYLATAPKSNASYTAVNQAFEDVKKIHSEVPKHLRDSHYESAVSLGHGVEYKYPHSYENNYVAQEYLPKELRKKSYYHPTRNGYEAKIHEYLSHIRKSSRGEE